In one window of Clarias gariepinus isolate MV-2021 ecotype Netherlands chromosome 10, CGAR_prim_01v2, whole genome shotgun sequence DNA:
- the LOC128532267 gene encoding lysozyme g-like encodes MACIFGDVTKIQTTGASERTARQDKLTVKGVEASYKLAEHDLNKMDQYKSIIIKVARAKQMDPAVIAGIISRESRAGAVLVNGWGDHGNGFGLMQVDKHNHTPRGAWNSEEHVIQGTEILIGFIKEIQKKFPSWPKEHQFKGGISAYNAGPGNVRTYERMDIGTTGDDYANDVVARAQWFKRHGY; translated from the exons ATGG CCTGCATTTTTGGAGACGTCACAAAGATACAAACTACTGGGGCATCAGAAAGAACAGCTAGGCAGGACAAACTTACTGTAAAAG GGGTGGAAGCATCGTACAAACTGGCTGAGCATGATCTGAATAAGATGGACCAGTACAAGAGCATTATCATTAAAGTCGCCAGAGCGAAGCAGATGGACCCAGCTGTCATTGCAGGCATCATATCCAGAGAGTCGAGGGCTGGGGCAGTGCTTGTGAATGGCTGGGGAGACCATGGCAACGGCTTTGGTCTCATGCAG GTTGACAAGCATAATCACACTCCAAGGGGAGCCTGGAACAGCGAGGAACATGTCATCCAAGGCACTGAAATTCTAATAGGATTCATAAAGGAAATTCAAAAGAAATTCCCCAGCTGGCCCAAGGAGCACCAATTTAAAG GGGGAATCTCAGCCTACAACGCTGGCCCAGGCAACGTCCGCACGTATGAACGCATGGACATCGGTACCACAGGAGATGATTATGCCAACGACGTGGTGGCCCGGGCTCAGTGGTTTAAACGCCACGGCTACTGA
- the LOC128532268 gene encoding lysozyme g-like isoform X2, with protein MCIFGDLMKINTTGASSKTASQDNYKIIGVEASHKMAEYDLKRMDMYKPIIMNVARAKKLDPAVIAGIISRETRAGSPTSGLVNGWGDGGNAFGLMQVDKRYHSPKGDWDSEEHINQATDILIGFIKIIEGNFPNWSKEDHFKASMGGM; from the exons a TGTGCATTTTTGGAGATCTCATGAAAATCAACACAACTGGGGCGTCTTCCAAGACAGCTTCTCAGGACAACTACAAAATAATCG gTGTTGAAGCCTCACATAAAATGGCTGAATATGATCTAAAGAGGATGGACATGTACAAGCCCATCATCATGAATGTTGCCAGAGCTAAAAAGTTGGACCCGGCGGTGATTGCAGGCATCATATCGAGAGAGACAAGGGCTGGGTCGCCCACATCGGGGCTTGTTAATGGCTGGGGAGATGGAGGCAACGCCTTTGGACTTATGCAG GTTGACAAACGTTACCACAGTCCAAAAGGAGACTGGGACAGTGAGGAGCACATCAATCAAGCTACTGATATTTTAATCggtttcattaaaataattgaagGAAATTTCCCAAACTGGTCCAAAGAGGATCACTTTAAAG cgtctatgggaggcatgtga
- the LOC128532268 gene encoding lysozyme g-like isoform X1, giving the protein MCIFGDLMKINTTGASSKTASQDNYKIIGVEASHKMAEYDLKRMDMYKPIIMNVARAKKLDPAVIAGIISRETRAGSPTSGLVNGWGDGGNAFGLMQVDKRYHSPKGDWDSEEHINQATDILIGFIKIIEGNFPNWSKEDHFKGGIAAYNAGPGNVCSHADMDCKTTGGDYANDVVARAQY; this is encoded by the exons a TGTGCATTTTTGGAGATCTCATGAAAATCAACACAACTGGGGCGTCTTCCAAGACAGCTTCTCAGGACAACTACAAAATAATCG gTGTTGAAGCCTCACATAAAATGGCTGAATATGATCTAAAGAGGATGGACATGTACAAGCCCATCATCATGAATGTTGCCAGAGCTAAAAAGTTGGACCCGGCGGTGATTGCAGGCATCATATCGAGAGAGACAAGGGCTGGGTCGCCCACATCGGGGCTTGTTAATGGCTGGGGAGATGGAGGCAACGCCTTTGGACTTATGCAG GTTGACAAACGTTACCACAGTCCAAAAGGAGACTGGGACAGTGAGGAGCACATCAATCAAGCTACTGATATTTTAATCggtttcattaaaataattgaagGAAATTTCCCAAACTGGTCCAAAGAGGATCACTTTAAAG GAGGAATTGCAGCCTACAATGCTGGCCCGGGAAATGTTTGCTCTCATGCGGACATGGATTGCAAGACTACAGGGGGAGACTATGCAAATGATGTGGTGGCCAGGGCtcagtattaa
- the LOC128532266 gene encoding lysozyme g-like yields the protein MDKEKIMCIFGDLMKINTTGASSKTASQDNYKIIGVEASHKMAEYDLKRMDMYKPIIMNVARAKKMDPAVIAGIISRATRAGSPTSGLFNGWGDGGNAFGLMQIHQHYHSPKGEWDSEDHIRQATDILIYFIKIIQEKFPDWSKEDHFKGGIAAYNAGQDSVCSHADMDCKTTGGEYANDVVARAQYYKLHGY from the exons ATGGACAAGGAAAAGAtaa tgTGCATTTTTGGAGATCTCATGAAGATCAACACGACTGGGGCGTCTTCCAAGACAGCTTCTCAGGACAACTACAAAATAATTG GTGTTGAAGCCTCACATAAAATGGCTGAATATGATCTGAAGAGGATGGACATGTACAAGCCCATCATCATGAATGTTGCCAGAGCTAAAAAAATGGACCCGGCGGTGATTGCAGGCATCATATCGAGAGCGACAAGGGCTGGGTCGCCCACATCGGGGCTTTTTAATGGCTGGGGAGATGGAGGCAACGCCTTTGGACTCATGCAG ATTCATCAACATTACCACAGTCCAAAAGGAGAGTGGGATAGTGAGGACCACATCCGCCAAGCTACTGATATCTTAAtctatttcattaaaataattcaaGAAAAATTCCCGGACTGGTCCAAAGAGGATCACTTTAAAG GAGGAATTGCAGCCTACAATGCTGGCCAGGACAGTGTTTGCTCTCATGCGGACATGGATTGCAAGACTACAGGGGGAGAGTATGCAAATGATGTGGTGGCCAGGGCTCAGTATTACAAACTCCATGGATACTAG